The Myxococcus guangdongensis genome has a window encoding:
- a CDS encoding M24 family metallopeptidase → MRTRLRLLAPLMLTTACASVSSQTPDAPAATVKPTAPERPFGTLREQAERQQAWLRERMDTALPQLMRKYGVELWVIPMREYNEDPVFKALVSPTTFAARRRTIYVFHDRGPEKGVERLALGGGPQGGVYVPRRAQQQVSHGGQGLRQAELWGPDQWLVLKQVLEERQPKSIALDISRTFAFADGLSHGEYEGMAEALGPDWVQRFKPAGGLPVDLLAWRIPDEARFYEDQTKLAWNIIETAFSNQVITPGTTRVKDVEWWMRQRLADLGLETWFQPSVDVQRQGVTDEQLGDDPVIQRGDVLHCDYGVTALRLNTDTQHMGYVLREGETDVPEGLKAALKTSNRLQDIVFEELVPGRAGNDVLQRARQRMTSEGIDGTIYSHPIGLHGHGAGAMVGLWDRQEGVPGNGDHKVMPNMWYSIELQATSAVPEWNGQRVRSAQEEDITIDAEGRVHWAWKRQTDFHLVR, encoded by the coding sequence ATGCGAACCCGCCTCCGCCTCCTCGCACCGCTCATGCTCACCACCGCATGCGCCTCCGTCTCCTCACAGACTCCGGATGCCCCCGCCGCGACGGTGAAGCCCACCGCGCCCGAGCGCCCCTTCGGCACGCTGCGCGAGCAGGCCGAGCGGCAACAGGCCTGGCTGCGCGAGCGCATGGACACGGCCCTGCCCCAGCTCATGCGCAAGTACGGCGTCGAGCTGTGGGTCATCCCCATGCGCGAGTACAACGAGGACCCCGTCTTCAAGGCGCTCGTGTCCCCCACGACGTTCGCCGCCCGCCGCCGCACCATCTACGTGTTCCATGACCGCGGCCCCGAGAAGGGCGTGGAGCGCCTGGCGCTCGGCGGTGGACCCCAGGGCGGCGTCTACGTGCCGCGCCGCGCGCAGCAGCAGGTCAGCCACGGCGGCCAGGGCCTGCGTCAGGCGGAGCTGTGGGGCCCGGACCAGTGGCTCGTCCTCAAGCAGGTGCTCGAGGAGCGTCAGCCCAAGAGCATCGCGCTCGACATCTCGCGCACCTTCGCCTTCGCGGACGGCCTCTCCCATGGCGAGTACGAGGGCATGGCCGAGGCGCTCGGCCCCGACTGGGTCCAGCGCTTCAAGCCCGCGGGCGGCCTGCCCGTGGACCTGCTCGCCTGGCGCATCCCCGACGAGGCGCGCTTCTACGAGGACCAGACCAAGCTCGCCTGGAACATCATCGAGACCGCCTTCTCCAACCAGGTCATCACCCCCGGCACCACCCGCGTGAAGGACGTGGAGTGGTGGATGCGCCAGCGCCTGGCCGACCTGGGCCTGGAGACCTGGTTCCAGCCCTCCGTCGACGTGCAGCGCCAGGGCGTCACCGACGAGCAGCTCGGCGACGACCCCGTCATCCAGCGCGGCGACGTGCTCCACTGCGACTACGGCGTCACCGCCCTGCGCCTCAACACCGACACCCAGCACATGGGCTACGTGCTGCGCGAGGGCGAGACGGACGTGCCCGAGGGCCTCAAGGCCGCGCTCAAGACGTCCAACCGCCTGCAGGACATCGTCTTCGAGGAGCTGGTCCCTGGCCGCGCCGGCAACGACGTCCTCCAGCGCGCCCGTCAGCGCATGACGAGCGAGGGCATCGACGGCACCATCTACTCGCACCCCATCGGCCTGCACGGCCACGGCGCCGGCGCCATGGTGGGCCTGTGGGACCGTCAGGAGGGCGTGCCCGGCAACGGTGACCACAAGGTCATGCCGAACATGTGGTACTCCATCGAGCTGCAGGCCACGAGCGCCGTCCCGGAGTGGAACGGCCAGCGCGTGCGCTCCGCCCAGGAAGAGGACATCACCATCGACGCCGAGGGCCGCGTGCACTGGGCCTGGAAGCGTCAGACGGACTTCCATCTGGTGCGCTGA
- a CDS encoding aminoacyl-tRNA deacylase: protein MIPQNILQYLERHQIPFERRPHPRAITAQALAASLHVSGFQVAKSVILRAEDSFWICVVAAPDTVDVDRVAEVTGAKGLRLADEAEFATLFPDCEVGAEPPFGRRYGLPVVMDGHLGEAETLLFRAGSHDEALELRVADFVGVEAPYLGAIIHDRPGEARGLPFDSEALQPDY from the coding sequence ATGATTCCGCAGAACATCCTCCAGTACCTGGAGCGTCACCAGATTCCCTTCGAGCGAAGACCGCATCCGCGAGCCATCACCGCGCAGGCGCTCGCGGCGTCGCTGCACGTCAGCGGCTTCCAGGTGGCCAAGTCGGTCATCCTCCGCGCGGAGGACTCGTTCTGGATTTGTGTCGTGGCAGCGCCGGACACGGTGGACGTGGACCGCGTCGCGGAGGTGACGGGCGCGAAGGGCTTGCGGCTCGCGGACGAGGCCGAGTTCGCCACGCTCTTCCCCGACTGCGAGGTGGGCGCGGAGCCACCGTTCGGCAGGCGCTATGGATTGCCGGTGGTGATGGACGGGCACCTGGGCGAAGCGGAGACGCTGCTGTTCCGCGCGGGCTCGCACGATGAAGCGCTGGAGCTGCGCGTCGCGGACTTCGTGGGCGTGGAGGCGCCGTATCTCGGCGCCATCATCCACGACCGTCCGGGCGAGGCGCGCGGGCTTCCGTTCGACAGCGAAGCGCTCCAGCCCGATTACTGA
- a CDS encoding C2 family cysteine protease, with amino-acid sequence MSFKIGNEGSRVTQTTRQETEAVRPEVKKQEVRETKPEWASGRTQDGMLPPSRREQFAAALGQTLQTSGSETPKTKDPKALDKNVTYGQVKNGSLFEAGADGTKAHWNDVQQGQIGDCYLMTSMGAIARANPSLIENMVKGPDKAGNYTVTFQDKGKPVNITVTPDLPLNSSGNPAYAGTPPENGKAELWPAIVEKAYAQWKGGYPDIVHGNSAKAMEAITGKKSSSLDVDSTTLADLDKRLKAGEAITAGTHDDIKILGFDLPDGTDGARYKDGTLVADHEYFVTGVDTKAGTVTLRNPWGAGTPDIVLTQKEFQESFQYANSNPTK; translated from the coding sequence ATGAGCTTCAAGATTGGGAATGAAGGGTCCCGCGTCACCCAGACCACCCGCCAGGAGACCGAGGCGGTGCGTCCCGAGGTGAAGAAGCAGGAGGTCCGCGAGACGAAGCCCGAGTGGGCCAGCGGCCGGACCCAGGACGGGATGCTGCCTCCCAGCCGCCGCGAGCAGTTCGCCGCCGCGCTCGGACAGACCCTCCAGACGAGCGGCTCCGAGACGCCGAAGACCAAGGACCCCAAGGCGCTCGACAAGAACGTCACCTATGGCCAGGTGAAGAACGGCAGCCTCTTCGAGGCCGGCGCCGACGGCACCAAGGCTCACTGGAACGACGTGCAGCAGGGCCAGATTGGCGACTGCTACCTGATGACCTCCATGGGCGCCATCGCCCGCGCCAACCCGTCCCTCATCGAGAACATGGTCAAGGGCCCGGACAAGGCCGGCAACTACACCGTCACCTTCCAGGACAAGGGCAAGCCGGTGAACATCACCGTCACCCCGGACCTGCCCCTCAACTCCAGCGGCAACCCGGCCTACGCCGGCACCCCGCCGGAGAACGGCAAGGCGGAGCTGTGGCCCGCCATCGTCGAGAAGGCCTATGCCCAGTGGAAGGGCGGCTACCCCGACATCGTCCACGGCAACAGCGCCAAGGCGATGGAGGCCATCACCGGCAAGAAGAGCAGCAGCCTGGACGTCGACAGCACCACGCTGGCGGACCTGGACAAGCGGCTCAAGGCCGGCGAGGCCATCACCGCGGGCACGCACGACGACATCAAGATTCTCGGCTTCGACCTGCCGGACGGCACCGACGGCGCGCGCTACAAGGACGGCACCCTGGTGGCGGACCACGAGTACTTCGTCACCGGCGTGGACACCAAGGCCGGCACCGTCACGCTGCGCAACCCCTGGGGCGCCGGCACGCCGGACATCGTGCTGACCCAGAAGGAGTTCCAGGAGTCCTTCCAGTACGCCAACAGCAACCCCACCAAGTGA
- a CDS encoding ABC transporter ATP-binding protein, producing MATVSLEDVRKVYRGGVAAVKGVTLHIADGEFVSLVGPSGCGKSTTLNLIAGLEELSSGTLRIDGDVVNGMSPKERDIAMVFQSYALYPHLDVARNLAFPLEVAGLPRSDIDARVREVASVLGLEALLSRRPKELSGGQRQRVALGRALVRRPKVFLFDEPLSNLDAALRTQMRGEIKKLHERLQATFIYVTHDQAEAMTLSDRVVVMSQGEVQQVAPPRELYDAPANLFVAGFFGSPRINQVKPRTLGLVGDEVVLGLRPEHLEVIASPSTDGALTGRVYLVEPMGAESWVTVDVGGEHLVARAPGDFRAASGSEVALRFDASRLRRFDARTGRALAQ from the coding sequence GTGGCGACGGTATCCCTGGAGGATGTTCGCAAGGTGTACCGGGGCGGCGTGGCCGCCGTGAAGGGCGTGACGCTCCACATCGCCGACGGCGAGTTCGTGTCACTCGTCGGTCCGTCCGGCTGTGGCAAGTCCACCACCCTCAACCTCATCGCCGGACTGGAGGAGCTGTCCTCCGGCACGCTGCGCATCGATGGCGACGTCGTGAACGGCATGTCCCCCAAGGAGCGGGACATCGCCATGGTCTTCCAGAGCTACGCCCTCTATCCGCACCTGGATGTGGCTCGGAACCTCGCCTTCCCCTTGGAGGTCGCCGGCCTGCCTCGCTCGGACATCGATGCTCGCGTGCGCGAGGTCGCCTCGGTGCTCGGCCTCGAGGCCCTGCTCTCGCGTCGCCCGAAGGAACTCTCCGGCGGACAGCGTCAACGCGTGGCATTGGGCCGCGCCCTCGTGCGCCGCCCCAAGGTGTTCCTGTTCGATGAGCCTCTCTCCAACCTGGACGCCGCCCTGCGCACCCAGATGCGTGGCGAAATCAAGAAGCTGCACGAACGACTCCAGGCCACCTTCATCTACGTCACCCATGACCAGGCCGAGGCCATGACGCTCTCGGACCGTGTCGTCGTCATGAGCCAGGGTGAAGTTCAGCAGGTGGCGCCTCCGCGCGAGCTCTACGACGCTCCCGCCAACCTGTTCGTCGCGGGCTTCTTCGGCTCGCCTCGCATCAACCAGGTGAAGCCTCGGACCTTGGGACTCGTCGGGGATGAGGTGGTGCTGGGGCTGCGTCCAGAACACCTGGAAGTGATTGCGTCCCCCTCGACGGACGGCGCGCTGACGGGCCGTGTGTATCTGGTGGAGCCCATGGGCGCCGAGAGCTGGGTGACGGTGGACGTGGGCGGTGAACACCTGGTGGCCCGTGCACCCGGTGACTTCCGCGCGGCGTCGGGCTCGGAGGTGGCGCTGCGCTTCGATGCGTCCAGGTTGCGCCGCTTCGATGCGCGCACGGGCCGCGCGCTCGCTCAGTAA
- a CDS encoding FAD-binding dehydrogenase: protein MGQQADVIVVGAGLAGLVAATELADAGKRVIVVDQEGEQNLGGQAFWSFGGLFLVDSPEQRRMGIHDSHALALEDWLGTAGFDREEDHWPRRWAEAFVDFAAGEMRPWLYNQGLRWFPVVGWAERGGYGAVGHGNSVPRFHVTWGTGPGVLAPFVRRAQEARTKGTLTFLFRHRVDELLTEGGAVVGVRGMTLVPSEVERGVKSSRETVGDFEVRASAVVVTSGGIGGNHELVRKSWPSRLGPAPSFMVQGVPDHVDGRMIAITESAGGRVINRDRMWHYTEGLRNWNPIWPRHGIRILPGPSSLWLDATGKRLPPPLYPGFDTLGTLEHILKTGHDYSWFVLNQAILKKEFALSGSEQNPDLTGKDWKGVLNRAVGKKAMGPVEAFKEHGADFVVADDLRTLVAKMNEKTDTKLLDFAAVEREVLARDRQLDNPFGKDLQIAAIRQARNYRGDQLVRTAKLHRLLDPKAAPLIGVKLNILTRKTLGGFETDLSSRVFGAEGKLVPGLYAAGEVAGFGGGGVHGYRALEGTFLGGCIFSGRAAGRALAAAV from the coding sequence ATGGGACAGCAAGCGGACGTCATCGTGGTGGGCGCGGGGCTGGCGGGGCTCGTCGCCGCGACGGAGCTCGCCGACGCGGGCAAGCGCGTCATCGTCGTGGACCAGGAGGGCGAGCAGAACCTGGGAGGGCAGGCGTTCTGGTCCTTCGGCGGCCTGTTCCTGGTGGACTCGCCCGAGCAGCGGCGCATGGGCATCCATGACTCGCACGCGCTCGCGCTTGAGGACTGGCTGGGCACCGCGGGCTTCGACCGCGAGGAGGACCACTGGCCCCGCAGGTGGGCCGAGGCCTTCGTCGACTTCGCCGCCGGCGAGATGCGCCCGTGGCTCTACAACCAGGGCCTGCGCTGGTTCCCCGTCGTCGGCTGGGCCGAGCGCGGTGGTTACGGCGCCGTGGGTCACGGCAACTCCGTGCCGCGCTTCCACGTCACGTGGGGCACGGGGCCGGGCGTGCTCGCGCCCTTCGTGCGGCGGGCCCAGGAGGCGCGGACGAAGGGGACGCTCACGTTCCTGTTCCGTCACCGCGTGGACGAGCTGCTCACGGAGGGCGGCGCCGTCGTCGGCGTGCGGGGCATGACGTTGGTCCCCTCGGAGGTGGAGCGCGGCGTGAAGAGCTCGCGCGAGACGGTGGGCGACTTCGAGGTGCGCGCGTCCGCCGTCGTCGTCACTTCGGGCGGCATCGGCGGCAACCACGAGCTGGTGCGCAAGAGCTGGCCGTCGCGCCTGGGCCCCGCGCCGTCCTTCATGGTGCAGGGTGTCCCCGACCATGTCGACGGACGGATGATTGCCATCACCGAGTCCGCGGGCGGACGGGTCATCAACCGCGACCGCATGTGGCACTACACGGAAGGGCTCCGTAACTGGAACCCCATCTGGCCGCGCCACGGCATCCGCATCCTGCCGGGGCCGAGCTCGCTGTGGCTGGACGCCACGGGCAAGCGATTGCCTCCGCCGCTGTACCCGGGCTTCGACACGCTGGGGACGCTCGAGCACATCCTGAAGACGGGGCACGACTACTCGTGGTTCGTGCTGAACCAGGCGATCCTGAAGAAGGAGTTCGCGCTCTCCGGCTCCGAGCAGAACCCGGACCTCACGGGCAAGGATTGGAAGGGCGTGCTCAACCGCGCCGTGGGCAAGAAGGCCATGGGCCCGGTGGAGGCGTTCAAGGAGCACGGCGCGGACTTCGTCGTCGCCGATGACCTGCGCACGCTCGTGGCGAAGATGAACGAGAAGACCGACACGAAGCTGCTCGACTTCGCCGCGGTGGAGCGCGAGGTGCTCGCGCGGGACCGGCAGCTGGACAACCCGTTCGGCAAGGACCTGCAGATCGCCGCGATTCGCCAGGCGCGCAACTACCGGGGAGACCAGCTGGTGCGCACCGCGAAGCTGCATCGGCTGCTGGACCCGAAGGCCGCGCCGCTCATCGGCGTGAAGCTGAACATCCTCACGCGCAAGACGCTGGGCGGCTTCGAGACCGACCTGTCCAGCCGCGTGTTCGGCGCCGAGGGCAAGCTGGTCCCCGGGCTCTATGCGGCGGGCGAGGTGGCCGGGTTCGGCGGCGGCGGCGTGCACGGCTACCGCGCGCTCGAGGGCACCTTCCTGGGCGGGTGCATCTTCTCGGGGCGCGCGGCGGGAAGGGCGCTCGCGGCGGCGGTGTAG
- a CDS encoding DUF2845 domain-containing protein → MRLVLAPLVLAGLLLPLHADAATLRCGNNLISDGATTTDAVIKCGEPLAKQRRTESTSTKERVRDGKDESSTSKTVTVDVEEWTYNFGPNRLMQVVTFTDGKLTDVRSTVYGK, encoded by the coding sequence ATGCGTCTGGTCCTCGCCCCGCTCGTCCTCGCTGGCCTCTTGCTGCCCCTGCACGCGGACGCCGCCACGCTGCGCTGTGGAAACAACCTCATCTCCGATGGGGCCACCACCACCGACGCCGTCATCAAGTGCGGCGAGCCCCTGGCCAAGCAGCGCCGCACCGAGTCCACGTCGACGAAGGAGCGGGTGCGCGACGGCAAGGACGAGTCCTCGACGTCGAAGACCGTCACGGTCGACGTCGAGGAGTGGACCTACAACTTCGGCCCCAACCGCCTCATGCAGGTGGTGACCTTCACCGACGGGAAGCTGACGGACGTGCGCAGCACCGTCTACGGCAAGTAG
- a CDS encoding DUF2267 domain-containing protein: MSMQKQETTQSWSGLGVGTDRKSFLAAVSAQLPDFEAERAAEAVFCGLSELLSDGLMRQLREQLPEDLRGMLDACPRHAREGDGKVDRDDFYLQVANHLNAEPENVRLVLHGVFAALRAQLTEQEAGKVEGQLPRWLQGTWAAAKLGIDRPS; encoded by the coding sequence ATGTCGATGCAGAAGCAGGAGACGACGCAGTCGTGGTCGGGGCTGGGTGTGGGGACGGACCGGAAGTCCTTCCTGGCCGCGGTGTCCGCGCAGCTTCCGGACTTCGAGGCCGAGCGCGCGGCGGAGGCGGTGTTCTGCGGCCTGTCGGAGCTCTTGTCCGACGGGCTGATGCGCCAGCTGCGAGAGCAGCTCCCGGAGGACCTGCGGGGAATGCTGGATGCGTGCCCGCGTCACGCCCGCGAGGGCGACGGCAAGGTGGACCGGGACGACTTCTACCTGCAGGTCGCCAACCACCTGAACGCCGAGCCGGAGAACGTGAGGTTGGTGCTGCACGGCGTCTTCGCGGCGCTGCGGGCCCAGCTCACCGAGCAGGAGGCGGGCAAGGTCGAGGGGCAGCTGCCCCGCTGGCTCCAGGGCACGTGGGCCGCGGCGAAGCTGGGCATCGACCGGCCTTCGTGA
- a CDS encoding ureidoglycolate lyase, with amino-acid sequence MREHPDVPRVLVARPLTPEGFAPYGDVVSAGLGPGALANQGTAVRFDWSARLENARESARPNLAVFRSVARSLPFTVKLLEHHPYSSQVFLPMRCERYLVCVAPTAPSGGPDLERLEAFVCGPGEGVNYHRGVWHHPIVALDAPAELAMLAWEDGSEGDCVVRHFEPSAHVQVRFDG; translated from the coding sequence ATGCGTGAGCACCCCGACGTGCCCCGAGTCCTTGTCGCGCGGCCGCTGACACCCGAGGGCTTCGCGCCCTACGGCGACGTGGTCAGCGCGGGGCTCGGGCCCGGAGCGCTCGCGAACCAGGGCACCGCGGTGCGCTTCGACTGGTCCGCGCGACTGGAGAACGCTCGCGAGTCCGCCAGGCCGAACCTCGCCGTGTTCCGCTCGGTGGCGCGCTCACTGCCCTTCACCGTGAAGCTGCTGGAGCACCATCCGTACTCGAGCCAGGTGTTCCTGCCCATGCGCTGCGAGCGCTACCTCGTGTGCGTCGCGCCGACGGCGCCCTCGGGCGGTCCGGACCTGGAGCGACTGGAGGCGTTCGTCTGCGGTCCCGGTGAGGGTGTGAACTACCACCGGGGCGTGTGGCACCACCCCATCGTCGCGCTCGACGCGCCCGCGGAGCTGGCCATGCTGGCCTGGGAGGACGGGAGCGAGGGTGACTGCGTGGTGCGCCACTTCGAGCCGTCCGCGCACGTCCAGGTGCGATTCGACGGCTGA
- a CDS encoding PRC-barrel domain-containing protein: MIQPGEVREGMTVRTADGRKLGRVAAVGDIHFELEQGLVPVPRRDYLVEFRDVDYVSAGDVYLANADHPLLTLEVDDDGSALPPRRSRGMDAEPVNTSAPGDDESVRH; this comes from the coding sequence ATGATTCAGCCCGGCGAAGTGCGTGAGGGAATGACGGTGAGGACCGCGGATGGACGCAAGCTGGGGCGCGTCGCCGCGGTCGGTGACATCCACTTCGAGCTCGAGCAGGGCCTGGTGCCCGTGCCTCGCCGCGACTACCTCGTGGAGTTCCGCGACGTGGACTACGTCAGCGCTGGCGACGTGTACCTCGCCAACGCGGACCATCCGCTGTTGACGCTCGAAGTGGATGACGACGGAAGCGCGCTGCCACCCCGTCGCTCACGCGGCATGGACGCCGAGCCGGTGAACACCTCGGCCCCCGGGGACGACGAGTCCGTGCGCCACTGA
- a CDS encoding cytochrome-c peroxidase, with the protein MAKKDDPVMISRSWRAAALALSLGGLGLACESEEPFPTLDELDQLRSLHSLSSHARLDATNRVDGLEAARTLGNELFRDPGLSRCGSVSCESCHTGEGRTVETPTAEGCGGQRTERNPPTVLNVRHNRWFMWDGRADSLWSQAILPLTNPVEMDSDAEVVRARLQAQDSYRSRYLALFGADPGAEPGPELMANVGKVLAAYERDLMRVEAPFDVDVRRFLAAVDAGTAESDPAYLGLKTFVRKGQCIVCHKGPSLTDELFHNVGLQDKGPGAGGQWAVLQSLLDWEYNAAGRYSDDRSGADARRLTTLRTQAKQEELEGAFRTPSLRNVALTAPYMHTGAQATLEEVVDFYNEGGDAEGTFTGKRTVSIAALDLTNEEKRALVELLKSLTGATR; encoded by the coding sequence ATGGCGAAGAAGGACGACCCGGTGATGATTTCGAGAAGCTGGCGCGCCGCCGCGCTCGCCCTGAGCCTGGGTGGGCTGGGGCTGGCGTGTGAGTCGGAGGAACCCTTCCCCACGCTGGACGAGCTGGACCAGCTGCGCAGCCTGCACTCGCTGTCGAGCCACGCTCGCCTGGACGCCACCAACCGGGTGGACGGGCTGGAGGCGGCGCGCACGCTGGGCAACGAGCTGTTCCGGGACCCGGGGCTGTCGCGCTGTGGCTCGGTGTCGTGCGAGAGCTGTCACACCGGCGAGGGCCGCACGGTGGAGACGCCGACGGCGGAGGGCTGCGGAGGCCAGCGCACGGAGAGAAACCCGCCCACCGTGTTGAACGTGCGGCACAACCGCTGGTTCATGTGGGACGGCCGGGCGGACTCGCTCTGGTCGCAGGCGATTCTGCCGCTGACGAATCCGGTGGAGATGGACTCGGACGCGGAGGTGGTGCGCGCGCGGCTGCAGGCACAGGACTCGTACCGCTCGCGCTACCTGGCGCTGTTCGGCGCGGACCCGGGGGCGGAGCCGGGCCCGGAGCTGATGGCCAACGTGGGCAAGGTGCTGGCGGCGTACGAGCGGGACCTGATGCGGGTGGAGGCGCCCTTCGACGTGGACGTGCGGCGCTTCCTCGCGGCGGTGGACGCGGGCACGGCGGAGAGCGACCCGGCGTACCTGGGGTTGAAGACCTTCGTGCGCAAGGGCCAGTGCATCGTGTGCCACAAGGGCCCGTCGCTGACGGACGAGCTGTTCCACAACGTGGGCCTGCAGGACAAGGGGCCGGGCGCGGGGGGACAGTGGGCGGTGCTGCAGTCGCTGCTGGACTGGGAGTACAACGCCGCGGGGCGCTACAGCGATGACCGGAGCGGCGCGGACGCGCGGCGGCTGACCACGCTGCGCACGCAGGCGAAGCAGGAGGAGCTGGAGGGCGCGTTCCGCACGCCGTCGCTGCGCAACGTGGCGCTGACGGCGCCGTACATGCACACGGGCGCGCAGGCCACGCTGGAGGAGGTCGTCGACTTCTACAACGAGGGCGGCGACGCGGAAGGCACCTTCACGGGCAAGCGCACGGTGTCCATCGCCGCGCTGGATTTGACGAACGAGGAGAAGCGCGCGCTGGTGGAGCTCTTGAAGTCGCTGACCGGCGCGACCCGCTGA
- a CDS encoding Kelch repeat-containing protein: MRRVPTSFLGVALCALVFSCGAAPRPDEGTRDAVAEPLRLLTPRKLLPFVTLADGRVLASGGHEGQRTLASCEVFEPETGLWRATGALNKSRRSHAAVRLLDGRVLVVGGAQAVAPGALVDAEVYEPTTGQWTLVAPMSEPRNDPAAVLLPDGRVLVAGGTDADRRPLRSAELFHPETGTWRPTTPPGFVRGGAGTAVVLGQGKVLFASGLQSELYDVATGRWEKAGLTGGAAGTHRVGHTVTALPDGRVLVVGGSTARASSTAELYDPMTGLWTLVAAPSVPREHHAAVVTKEGTVLVLGGEHFTTGALTSVERFNPMTGQWSSAPALDEPRRLSHALLMSDGAVLLVGGANEMTGMLGSGEKYLPGGCVPVTCEARVGACGAVPDGCGGELQCAPCFVDRCDSPPCHAEGLTRR, encoded by the coding sequence ATGCGACGTGTTCCGACATCCTTTCTGGGCGTGGCGCTGTGCGCGCTGGTGTTCTCGTGCGGCGCCGCTCCGCGTCCGGACGAGGGCACTCGGGACGCCGTCGCCGAGCCGCTGCGGCTGCTGACGCCGCGCAAGCTGCTGCCGTTCGTCACGCTGGCGGATGGCCGTGTGCTGGCCTCGGGTGGGCATGAGGGTCAGCGCACGCTCGCGAGCTGCGAGGTGTTCGAGCCGGAGACGGGCCTGTGGCGTGCGACGGGGGCGCTGAACAAGTCGCGTCGCAGCCACGCGGCGGTGCGCCTGTTGGATGGTCGGGTGCTGGTGGTGGGGGGCGCACAGGCCGTCGCGCCGGGCGCGCTGGTGGACGCGGAGGTGTACGAGCCGACCACGGGACAGTGGACGCTGGTGGCCCCGATGTCCGAGCCGCGCAACGACCCGGCCGCGGTGCTGCTGCCGGACGGGCGCGTGCTGGTCGCGGGTGGCACGGACGCGGACCGTCGGCCGCTGCGCTCGGCGGAGCTGTTCCATCCGGAGACGGGCACGTGGCGGCCCACGACGCCGCCGGGCTTCGTGCGAGGTGGCGCGGGGACGGCGGTGGTGCTCGGGCAGGGCAAGGTGCTCTTCGCGAGCGGACTCCAGTCGGAGCTGTATGACGTGGCCACGGGGCGCTGGGAGAAGGCGGGCCTGACGGGGGGCGCGGCGGGGACACACCGCGTGGGGCACACCGTGACGGCGCTGCCGGATGGACGCGTGTTGGTGGTCGGCGGCTCCACCGCGCGCGCGTCGAGCACGGCGGAGCTGTATGACCCCATGACGGGCCTGTGGACGTTGGTGGCCGCGCCGTCCGTGCCTCGCGAGCACCACGCGGCGGTGGTGACGAAGGAGGGGACGGTGCTGGTGCTCGGCGGTGAGCACTTCACCACGGGGGCGCTCACGTCCGTGGAGCGCTTCAACCCGATGACGGGCCAGTGGTCCTCGGCGCCGGCGCTCGATGAGCCTCGGAGGTTGTCACACGCGCTGTTGATGTCGGACGGCGCGGTGTTGCTCGTGGGCGGAGCGAACGAGATGACGGGCATGCTCGGCTCGGGCGAGAAGTATCTGCCTGGAGGCTGCGTGCCCGTGACGTGTGAGGCTCGCGTGGGCGCGTGTGGCGCGGTGCCGGATGGCTGCGGCGGGGAGCTCCAGTGCGCGCCTTGCTTCGTGGACCGCTGTGACTCGCCTCCGTGTCACGCGGAGGGACTCACGCGACGGTGA